A window of the Cutaneotrichosporon cavernicola HIS019 DNA, chromosome: 6 genome harbors these coding sequences:
- a CDS encoding uncharacterized protein (mfs general substrate transporter), with amino-acid sequence MTGADPPNHSYGQGHLPLAQIESHLSVEAAPYVRNPSPAEAAANAAIPESEAEKGISSATSKEDDKEQFESNEFVEPGWKGWLNVLGSVVINMICYGMTQSFGIFQQYYENELLPDESAMAISWIGAINSALCPMLGCFSGPLFDAGYLKHLTVAGGGLYVFGLMMASISKKYYQVLLAHGICVGIGMGTMFSPSVATLSHHFARSRHRNLVFGFQACGSAVAGIYLPIMLNYLMPAIGFAWSMRVLAFMVLTFTTIGFFSLSTTVPPRKKLAILSPDVYRNKEYSVFLVGACFAALAIYSPFTFGVTYATSRGVPVGIANYAPAISNGVSIIGRIVPLIVAARTGPLNVLMMCALTSGLSQMFWSLTQSTPGILTYLGIYGMVSGGYGASLNPSAASFAPDVNQAGLYLGMCFFTTSWSWLAGAPIIAALIDHYPSYLPASLFGGCVLITGGAFIMLSRFMKAKQVGSPWV; translated from the exons ATGACTGGCGCCGACCCACCAAATCACAGCTACGGGCAGGGCCACCTGCCGCTTGCGCAGATCGAGAGCCACCTGTCCGTTGAGGCTGCGCCGTACGTGCGCAATCCGTCTCCagccgaggctgccgcAAATGCCGCCATCCCCGAAAGCGAGGCGGAAAAAGGCATCTCATCGGCCACCTCgaaggaggacgacaaggagcAGTTCGAGAGCAACGAGTTCGTCGAGCCTGGATGGAAGGGATGGTTAAATGTGCTTGGCAGTGTAGTGATCAACATGATATGCT acggCATGACACAAAGCTTTGGCATCTTCCAGCAGTACTACGAGAACGAGCTGCTTCCGGACGAAAGCGCTATGGCCATCTCGTGGATTGGCGCAATCAACTCGGCGCTCTGTCCCATGCTTGGCTGTTTCTCAGGCCCATTGTTTGACGCAGGGTACCTGAAGCACCTCACTGTTGCCGGAGGAGGGCTGTATGTGTTTGGGCTGATGATGGCGAGCATCAGCAAGAAGTATTACCAGGTCCTGCTCGCGCATGGGATATGCGTCGGCATCGGGATGGGAACCATGTTT AGCCCTTCCGTCGCAACATTAAGCCACCACTTTGCACGCTCCCGACACCGCAACCTCGTCTTCGGGTTCCAAGCATGCGGATCGGCCGTGGCTGGCATCTACCTCCCCATCATGCTCAACTACCTCATGCCCGCGATCGGGTTCGCATGGAGCATGCGCGTCC tggCGTTCATGGTGCTGACGTTCACGACGATCGGCTTTTTCTCACTCTCGACCACGGTGCCACCACGTAAGAAActcgccatcctctctCCCGACGTTTACCGAAACAAGGAATACTctgtcttcctcgtcggtgcGTGCTTCGCCGCACTCGCAATCTACTCCCCCTTCACTTTTGGCGTGACGTACGCAACCTCTCGCGGCGTGCCAGTTGGTATCGCAAACTACGCACCAGCCATCTCCAACGGCGTATCTATTATTGGGCGTATCGTGCCCCTCATTGTGGCCGCACGCACTGGCCCGCTCAACGTGTTGATGATGTGCGCGCTCACGAGCGGGTTGAGCCAGATGTTCTGGTCCCTCACCCAGAGTACTCCGGGAATTCTGACGTACCTGGGGATATATGGGATGGTGAGCGGAGGGTATGGCGCCAGCCTCAACCCCTCCGCGGCCAGCTTTGCGCCGGATGTTAACCAA GCCGGCCTATACCTCGGCATGTGCTTCTTCACTACATCGTGGAGCTGGCTTGCAGGTGCGCCAATCATTGCCGCCCTCATCGACCATTACCCGAGTTATCTGCCAGCGTCGCTGTTCGGCGGATGCGTATTGATCACGGGTGGCGCATTCATCATGCTTAGTCGGTTCATGAAGGCTAAGCAAGTCGGGAGTCCGTGGGTGTAG
- a CDS encoding uncharacterized protein (Mis12 protein), with the protein MSRNPLPHIPKAAVESTEPPPQPIASSSKHTLNMPPLALPDSITWDYEPVPRAPQQLSKDDREAFMAEMMGFDPYHLLSDIAEHARSAIYPTVNSVEGWARSIASGRAEYDQEVDRGSHAFETLLENVIDRAFDKYTAYALRNSFAVPDGMDLVLPWHKEMDFARAQFIADLDEGEDVLAARLASLRAKVEQARLVRYRLERAEAVLDRRLQVAQHRRNEVGFVRDAVAEAGLIPLDEKAGGVVDALGSLHTNLEDVKMQARPPGVSPGVAWETGRQAYLSWAVGKALADGRAGEVPADRLDAIERQTTEVGTEADLEQLNAVAGRK; encoded by the exons ATGTCTCGCAATCCCCTCCCGCACATTCCCAAGGCGGCTGTCGAGTCCACGGAACCCCCACCACAACCTATAGCCTCCAGCTCCAAGCACACACTGAACATGCCACCACTCGCTCTCCCCGACTCAATCACGTGGGATTACGAGCCAGTCCCACGCGCGCCGCAGCAGCTCTCAAAGGACGACAGGGAAGCGTTCATGGCCGAG atgATGGGCTTCGACCCGTACCACCTACTCTCAGAcatcgccgagcacgcccGCTCGGCAATCTACCCGACCGTCAACTCGGTCGAGGGGTGGGCGCGGTCGATCGCGTCAGGACGCGCAGAGTATGATCAAGAGGTAGACCGAGGGAGCCACGCGTTCGAGACGCTTCTGGAGAACGTCATTGACCGCGCATTCGACAAGTACACTGCGTACGCATTGCGGAACAGCTTTGCGGTGCCAGACGGGATGGACTTGGTTCTG ccgtGGCACAAGGAAATGGATTTCGCGCGCGCACAGTTCATCGCGGACCTCGATGAGGGAGAGGACGTGCTCGCTGCCCGCCTCGCGAGTTTGCGCGCAAAGGTCGAACAGGCGCGACTGGTGCGGTATCGGCTTGAGAGGGCCGAGGCGGTGCTCGACCGAAGACTGCAGGTGGCGCAGCACCGGCGGAACGAGGTCGGCTTTGTGCGCGATGCCGTTGCGGAAGCCGGAC TTATTccgctcgacgagaaggcgggcggcgtggtGGACGCGCTTGGTTCCCTTCACACCAatctcgaggacgtcaagatgcaggcgcggccgccagGCGTTTCTCCGGGCGTTGCTTGGGAGACGGGCCGCCAGGCATACCTCTCATGGGCGGTTGGTAAGGCGCTAGCTGACGGACGCGCAGGCGAGGTGCCAGCGGATCGTCTAGATGCCATCGAACGGCAAACGACTGAGGTCGGAACAGAGGCTGATCTTGAGCAACTGAACGCGGTGGCGGGGAGGAAGTAG
- the HIR1 gene encoding uncharacterized protein (Required for replication-independent chromatin assembly and for the periodic repression of histone gene transcription during the cell cycle), translating into MKVTKPAWVEHSTGDKNTRSPIYSIAVHPDGTRLATGGQDNKVKIWNTLPILSEEAAANELNHKLLCTMSAHTGPVLTVRWAHHGRFLASGSDDSVLLIWDIDPAGGGRVFGSEEVNVENWKALRRLVGHIADVVDCAWSRDDTMLASVGLDSKIIIWDCTNNFERMITIDAHDTFVKGVTWDPVGNFLATQSDDKSVRIWNTDNWQCVEKVSKPFELSPSSTFFRRLSWSPDGAFIATSNAMNGPVFVAAVIEREGWQSDISFVGHENTVQVAAFNPRLFFRIGDEASRVNASCMVALGADDFTVSIWRNTMHKPLAVIRDIFNRAILDLCWSNDGLVLYGCSADGTAMAISFRPEEFPELGQPEMTQMILDEYNFKPARKRKALTLGPSSSFAAPAPGGEEKVNMLQPRKGKPKPRKINLQGTMTGGAMAANGRSSSSMSIGGGGGRAPLQRPEEGNGRSPQRPVLHTEPRGGALDAFARAADQPLSMSSGSAATARMLEGARGMFEDRDRSRRDMYDDRGSHAGAGEKRKVSLDTEDDYERPAKGRSLGASRPLPPVQEIRAPLVAISGGNVGGGVKPLPVPRVQTGLQTNQEDGHGSFKAENVGATQEYSVTFSHGGEDRWKYFIPSPAILITATSQFCAVACQDGTVYTYSTGGRQLDNFRLSLPASDIVGCDGRLLILAADGELRVIEVKNRRKFVPPTPVRHLVPDVAEGDMPPVEAFLRPNGTPVLVTSEPAAWAFDREMGVWSQIAASWWSASPLNEHEGRTRNGRSVPNGPLAEIEAKVAAMRSVAPPDSKPNWWNESMACGHYETRLRGARLLGSKDEYRHWLKEYAKYLADESFRERAEDVLAELMGPIFHLEGRSIDWIPRMMGTHKHDFAKDFLSVLRHTPALKGMAEDKLQLLKSIQQAGSRWGRDD; encoded by the exons ATGAAGGTCACCAAGCCCGCGTGGGTTGAGCACTCGACGG GTGACAAGAATACCCGGAGCCCGATCTACTCCATCGCCGTCCATCCCGACGGCACGCGTCTCGCGACTGGCGGACAAG ATAACAAGGTCAAGATCTGGAACACGCTGCCCATCCTCAGCGAAGAGGCTGCTGCCAACGAACTGAACCACAAGCTGCTGTGCACCATGTCTGCGCACACCG GTCCCGTTCTCACGGTACGCTGGGCACACCATGGTCGCTTCCTTGCCAGTGGCAGCGACGACTCGGTGCTCTTGATCTGGGACATAGACCCCGCGGGTGGCGGGCGCGTTTTCGGATCTGAAGAAGTCAACGTCGAAAACTGGAAGGCGCTACGTCGCCTCGTGGGGCACATTGCGGACGTGGTCGACTGCGCGTGGTCGCGTGACGACACCATGCTCGCTtccgtcggcctcgactcGAAGATCATCATCTGGGACTGCACGAACAACTTTG AACGCATGATCACTATCGACGCGCACGACACGTTTGTCAAGGGCGTTACGTGGGACCCCGTCGGCAACTTCCTCGCCACACAG tcgGACGACAAGTCGGTGCGCATCTGGAACACAGACAACTGGCAGTGTGTGGAGAAGGTATCGAAGCCGTTCGAGCTGtcaccatcctcgacgTTCTTCCGCCGCCTCAGCTGGTCGCCTGACGGCGCGTTCATCGCTACGTCCAACGCCATGAACGGCCCTGTCTTCGTCGCTGCAGTTATTGAGCGCGAGGGGTGGCAGTCGGACATCTCGTTCGTTGGCCATGAGAATACCGTCCAGGTTGCGGCCTTCAACCCTCGCCTGTTCTTCCGcatcggcgacgaggcaaGCCGCGTCAACGCATCGTGCATGGTAGCCCTTGGTGCGGACGATTTCACCGTCTCGATCTGGCGCAACACCATGCACAAGCCCTTGGCTGTCATCCGCGATATATTTAACAGAGCTATTTTGGACCTGTGCTG GTCGAATGACGGACTGGTTCTCTACGGCTGCTCGGCGGATGGGACGGCAATGGCGATCTCCTTCCGTCCTGAGGAGTTCCCCGAATTGGGTCAGCCGGAGATGACCCAGATGATACTCGACGAGTACAACTTCAAACCGGCACGCAAGCGTAAAGCGCTCACCTTGGgtccctcctcgagcttcgcggcgccagcgccaggcggcgaggagaaggtcaACATGCTCCAGCCGCGCAAGGGCAAGCCCAAGCCTCGTAAGATCAACTTACAGGGCACAATGACAGGCGGCGCCATGGCTGCCAATgggcgctcctcgtcatcgatGAGCAttgggggaggaggcggacgcgccCCACTCCAGCGccccgaggagggcaaTGGCAGGTCACCACAAAGGCCAGTATTGCACACAGagccgcgcggcggtgcgcTAGACGCGTTTGCGCGCGCTGCTGACCAGCCATTGAGTATGAGCAGCGGCTCCGCCGCTACGGCGCGCATGCTGGAAGGTGCACGAGGCATGTTCGAGGACCGCGACCGGTCACGCCGAGACATGTACGACGACCGGGGTTCGCacgctggcgctggcgagaagcgcaaggtgAGCCTGGACACGGAAGACGACTACGAGCGGCCCGCCAAGGGACGGAGTCTCGGTGCGTCGCGACCACTGCCTCCTGTGCAGGAGATTCGCGCACCTTTGGTCGCCATCTCCGGCGGCAacgttggcggcggtgtcAAGCCACTGCCCGTTCCCCGTGTTCAAACAGGCCTCCAGACCAACCAGGAGGACGGTCACGGCTCGttcaaggccgagaacgTTGGAGCGACGCAAGAATACTCGGTTACCTTCTcgcacggcggcgaggatcGCTGGAAGTACTTCATTCCCTCTCCTGCCATTCTCATCACCGCGACGTCGCAGTTTTGCGCCGTGGCATGTCAGGACGGTACGGTGTACACCTACTCGACGGGTGGGAGACAGCTCGACAACTTCAGGCTCTCCCTCCCTGCCTCGGACATTGTGGGCTGCGATGGGCGCCTACTGATCCTGGCTGCGGACGGGGAGCTGCGCGTGAT cgagGTGAAAAACCGGCGCAAGTTCGTCCCTCCAACGCCGGTGCGCCACCTCGTCCCTGACGTAGCTGAGGGCGACATGCCACCCGTCGAGGCCTTCCTGCGCCCGAACGGGACacccgtcctcgtcacctcGGAGCCAGCTGCCTGGGCGTTCGACCGCGAGATGGGCGTGTGGAGCCAGATCGCTGCTTCGTGGTGGTCCGCCTCGCCATTAAACGAGCACGAAGGCCGGACACGCAACGGGCGCTCCGTGCCGAACGGCCCACTGGCTGAGAtcgaggccaaggttgCCGCTATGCGCAGCGTTGCACCGCCCGACTCCAAACCCAACTGGTGGAACGAGTCCATGGCGTGTGGACATTACGAGACACGCCTGCGGGGTGCACGGCTGCTAGGGTCAAAGGACGAGTACCGCCACTGGCTGAAGGAGTACGCCAagtacctcgccgacgagtctttccgcgagcgcgccgaagacgtgctcgccgagcttATGGGCCCGATCTTCCA cctcgAGGGCCGGTCGATCGACTGGATTCCGCGGATGATGGGCACGCACAAGCACGACTTTGCGAAGGACTTCCTGAGCGTGCTGCGCCACACACCAGCTTTGAAGGGCATGGCGGAGGACAAGCTTCAGCTCCTCAAGAGCATCCAGCAAGCTGGCTCGCGATGGGGCCGTGACGATTAG
- the ARC19 gene encoding uncharacterized protein (Functions as actin-binding component of the Arp2 3 complex which is involved in regulation of actin polymerization and together with an activating nucleation-promoting factor (NPF) mediates the formation of branched actin networks. Seems to contact the mother actin filament): MRKLTEDGDSIIPAKARSQLKLFATLSNTLRPYLNAVRASLTAALTLENFSSQVVERHNKPEIEANKTPEVLLQPLVVARNESEKVLIEPSINSVRVSIKIKQADEIEKILCHKFTRFMMMRAENFVILRRAPIPGYDISFLITNFHAETMLKYKLVDFVIQFMEDVDKEISEMKLSLNARARIVAESYLATFS; this comes from the exons ATGCGCAAGTTGACAGAAGACGGTGACTCTATCATCCCGGCTAAG GCGCGATCCCAACTCAAGCTCTTCGCAACTCTG TCCAACACCCTCCGGCCGTACCTCAACGCGGTGCGAGCGTCGCTTACTGCGGCGCTCACGCTCGAGAACTTCTCTTcgcaggtcgtcgagcggcATAACAAGCCCGAGATTGAGGCCAACAAGACGCCTGAGGTGCTCCTCCAGCCATTGGTGGTTGCGCGTAATGAGAGCGAGAAGGTCCTCATCGAGCCGTCGATCAACTCGGTCCGTGTCAGCATCAAGATCAAGCAGGCCGACGAGATTGAGAAGATCCTCTGTCACAAATTTACGCGATTCATGATGATGCGCGCCGAGAACTTTGTCATtctgcgccgcgccccGATTCCC GGCTACGACATCTCGTTCCTCATCACCAACTTCCACGCCGAGACCATGCTCAAGTATAagctcgtcgactttgTGATCCAGTTCATGGAGGATGTCGACAAGGAGATCTCGGAGATGAAGCTCTCGCTCAACGCCCGTGCGCGCATCGTCGCAGAGAGCTACCTCGCTACC TTCTCGTGA
- the DBF4 gene encoding uncharacterized protein (Zinc finger in DBF-like proteins): protein MPRPPLSPAVRPVNPVPKKDVKVRDGRTVLGRVNVNASATASATLQKRIARPSPTINNLKAKHPVPRPAVVADVFGDPKPQLGKRARADVPALPAKRSRADPSAVKAFRHEQEKWTAKWQAAFPTLTFHFELGAEEGQGRGLRERAIKLGARIDQFFSRRITHLIVKNVQSPQKPRAAAMKRGQSDNPFIQQGPTDLRSKAEEYGIKVWTVKKLSEMLDTLDPINIVERGSLSHMLADERLHGTRERDESAPRPDHYYFRPGSKYVLIEDGTGKNRTIMVKEYSAKEQDWPVLHEQFLRLTSSCALPRSIKSTDHLHRDLRARAMALYVNHEHYNGEEPPAPSLKRSASEREFSVPALPEPEELPYVKASGNSVVLTSNIASTSTNNTNHTPGGVLVQHQAGGRRGAMQVSKRVEVLKRNLPPSRTTGAVKRPDALPRLPGIGRRKSTADLPSSFSAKEFMSQAEVVTMLHGIRNPTTLAKPSYDERLANRELVEAGQKRKEQDTASGYCENCRIRYADLSVHMASRKHRRFALNAANFADLDEMLHCLQRPPNPIMCVQTKVCRPCHRAHTKDAQCGRCMDDADLYSSPPPSEASPRSKHHLFYVREDVSELVESEDDEGMNEDETEEANDEAAEAADRG, encoded by the exons GTCAATGTCAACGCGAGTGCGACGGCATCCGCCACACTCCAGAAGCGTATTGCTCGCCCATCACCCACTATCAACAACCTCAAGGCCAAACACCCCGTCCCGCGCCCCGCGGTGGTCGCAGATGTGTTTGGCGACCCGAAGCCGCAGCTCGGGAAGCGTGCACGCGCCGACGTGCCTGCCCTGCCCGCCAAACGGTCACGCGCCGACCCATCCGCCGTCAAGGCCTTTCGGCATGAGCAGGAGAAGTGGACCGCCAAGTGGCAGGCCGCGTTCCCGACCCTCACGTTCCACTTTGAACTGGGcgccgaagaaggccaGGGGCGCGGGCTGCGGGAGCGGGCCATCAAGCTCGGAGCG CGTATCGACCAGTTCTTCTCACGCAGAATTACCCACCTCATCGTCAAGAACGTGCAGTCACCACAGAAGCcgcgtgcggcggcgatgaAGCGCGGGCAGTCTGACAACCCCTTCATCCAGCAGGGCCCAACCGACCTCCGctccaaggccgaggagtACGGTATCAAGGTCTGGACGGTCAAGA AGCTCTCGGAGATGCTCGATACTTTAGACCCCATCAATATCGTCGAGCGGGGCAGCTTGTCACACATGCTCGCTGACGAAAGGCTGCATGGCACGCGCGAAAGGGACGAGTCGGCACCACGCCCCGACCACTACTACTTCCGGCCTGGGAGCAAGTACGTGCTCATCGAGGACGGAACGGGCAAGAACCGCACCATCATGGTCAAGGAGTACAGCGCAAAGGAGCAAGACTGGCCGGTTCTACACGAACAGTTTCTGCGTTTGACGAGCTCTTGCGCGTTACCTCGCTCGATCAAGAGCACCGACCATCTCCATCGTGACCtccgcgctcgcgccaTGGCACTGTACGTCAACCACGAACATTACAATGGCGAAGAGCCCCCCGCGCCGAGCCTTAAGCGGTCTGCGTCGGAGCGCGAGTTCTCCGTTCCAGCGCTCCCCGAGCCCGAAGAGTTACCTTACGTCAAGGCGTCGGGCAACAGTGTCGTCCTCACGTCCAACAttgcgtcgacgtcgacgaacAACACCAACCACACACCGGGCGGTGTGTTAGTCCAGCACCAGGCTGGTGGCCGCCGGGGCGCGATGCAGGTCTCCAAGCGCGTTGAAGTGCTCAAGCgcaaccttcctccttcccgcACTACTGGCGCGGTAAAGCGTCCTGACGCGCTCCCGCGTCTTCCTGGCATTGGTCGCCGCAAGTCGACAGCAGACCTGCCGAGTTCGTTCTCCGCCAAGGAGTTCATGTcgcaggccgaggtcgtgaCTATGCTACATGGCATCCgcaaccccaccaccctcgccaagcCGAGCTATGACGAGCGTCTCGCGAACCGCGAACTCGTGGAGGCGGGCCAGAAGCGCAAGGAACAGGACACAGCGAGCGGGTACTGTGAGAACTGCCGCATCAGGTACGCCGACCTAAGCGTACACATGGCGTCGCGCAAGCACCGGCGCTTTGCGCTCAACGCGGCCAACtttgccgacctcgacgagatgctGCACTGTCTCCAGCgtccacccaacccaaTCATGTGCGTGCAGACAAAGGTGTGCCGCCCATGCCATCGCGCGCACACCAAGGACGCCCAGTGCGGGCGCTGCATGGATGACGCGGACCTGTATTCGTCTCCGCCGCCAAGCGAGGCGTCACCACGCAGCAAACACCACTTGTTCTACGTCCGCGAGGACGTTAGCGAGCTCGTTGAGtcggaggacgacgaggggatgaacgaggacgagacggaggaggccaacgacgaagcggccgaggcggccgaccGCGGGTAG